In a single window of the Subtercola sp. PAMC28395 genome:
- a CDS encoding Lrp/AsnC family transcriptional regulator produces MVSSKIPRSSGPLDDIDTQLVELLKANARMPNSRLAELVGVAQSTCITRVRSLEDRGVITGYTARVSPAALGLSLQALISVSIKSGARQSISAFSDDISSRTEVLQLFFLGGAEDFVIHVATRDSDHLREFVVANLSAHPSVASTRTSIVFEHVVN; encoded by the coding sequence ATGGTTAGTTCGAAGATTCCACGGTCATCCGGCCCGCTCGATGACATCGACACCCAACTGGTCGAACTGCTGAAGGCCAACGCACGGATGCCCAACAGCCGTCTCGCCGAACTGGTGGGCGTGGCGCAGTCGACGTGCATCACTCGGGTGAGATCGCTCGAAGACCGCGGCGTGATCACCGGGTACACCGCGCGGGTCTCGCCTGCGGCCCTCGGCCTGTCACTTCAGGCCCTCATCAGCGTGAGTATCAAATCCGGAGCGAGGCAGAGCATCTCGGCATTCAGCGACGACATCAGCAGCCGCACGGAGGTGCTTCAGCTGTTCTTTCTGGGAGGCGCAGAGGACTTCGTGATCCATGTCGCGACGCGAGACAGCGACCACCTGCGCGAGTTCGTCGTTGCGAACCTGTCGGCGCACCCCTCTGTGGCGTCGACCCGCACGAGCATAGTGTTCGAGCACGTCGTGAACTGA
- a CDS encoding ABC transporter permease subunit has product MTAIVAAPPVPVDSISDAGVLPRRRCAAWLGLVPFSAYVVLFLAIPAVLAVASGFFDSTGDFTLANFAAYTNPTILGNFFSSLWLSALTAVVGAILGALICYAMLGTRAETGLRRTVDSASSVLAQFGGVMLAFAFIATIGTQGVLTKWLVSIGFTTNIFNNFNNNGPLLYQIPGLVIPYLYFQVPLMVLTFMPAVEGLKSTWAEANATLGGTRFTYWTRIGAPILAPAFFGSLILLFANSFSSYATAAALISQGGIIPLAIRQQLTSETIVGVANVAGVLALGMVVVMIVLMSAYSVLQRRASRWRR; this is encoded by the coding sequence ATGACAGCAATTGTCGCCGCACCACCGGTACCGGTCGACAGCATCAGCGACGCCGGGGTCCTGCCCCGGCGTCGCTGTGCCGCCTGGCTGGGCCTCGTGCCGTTCTCTGCCTACGTCGTATTGTTCCTCGCGATCCCTGCCGTCCTGGCGGTTGCGAGCGGATTCTTCGATTCGACGGGCGATTTCACCCTTGCCAATTTCGCCGCTTACACGAACCCGACCATCCTCGGCAACTTCTTCTCGTCACTGTGGCTCTCGGCCCTGACTGCCGTTGTCGGCGCGATCCTCGGCGCACTGATCTGCTACGCCATGCTCGGTACGCGCGCTGAGACCGGGCTTCGCCGCACCGTCGATTCCGCGAGCAGTGTGCTCGCCCAGTTCGGTGGCGTGATGCTGGCTTTCGCATTCATCGCGACGATCGGCACCCAGGGCGTGCTCACCAAGTGGCTTGTCTCCATCGGTTTCACGACGAACATCTTCAACAACTTCAACAACAATGGTCCCCTTTTGTACCAGATCCCGGGGCTCGTGATTCCGTACCTCTACTTTCAGGTGCCACTGATGGTGCTCACCTTCATGCCCGCTGTGGAGGGACTCAAATCGACGTGGGCTGAAGCAAACGCCACCCTCGGCGGCACTCGCTTCACCTACTGGACCCGCATCGGTGCTCCGATCCTCGCGCCCGCCTTCTTCGGCAGCCTCATCCTGCTTTTTGCGAATTCCTTCTCGTCATATGCAACGGCCGCCGCGCTGATCTCCCAGGGCGGAATCATTCCACTCGCGATCCGCCAGCAGCTCACCAGTGAGACCATCGTCGGCGTCGCCAATGTCGCAGGTGTGCTCGCCCTCGGGATGGTTGTGGTCATGATCGTGCTGATGAGCGCGTATTCCGTGCTGCAGCGGCGGGCCTCGAGGTGGCGTCGATGA
- a CDS encoding nucleoside/nucleotide kinase family protein, protein MSTPEPGAAETAPRETAPSDPVSPVAAPALTGLPGLDALAQRAITLMVPGRRVILGITGSPGAGKTTLAVTLAARVTELLASDAASPGDGASSGADQRGTAVHLPMDGYHLANATLDRLGNHDRKGAIDTFDGWGFVALLNRLLVELDHTVYAPSFDRSVDEGIAGEIAVTPDARLVIVEGNYLLVDQSPWSSVAGLLAESWFCATSDEERLRRLVDRHERHGRSPEAAAEWATTVDGANALLIEASRPRATIVVSGVDASIIQSAR, encoded by the coding sequence GTGTCTACTCCTGAGCCAGGTGCTGCTGAGACCGCTCCTCGGGAGACGGCCCCAAGCGACCCGGTCTCTCCCGTCGCAGCCCCGGCACTGACCGGGTTGCCGGGCCTCGATGCGCTGGCCCAGCGCGCCATCACCCTGATGGTGCCCGGCCGCCGCGTGATCCTCGGAATCACCGGCAGCCCGGGTGCCGGCAAGACGACCCTCGCCGTCACGCTTGCGGCGCGAGTCACCGAACTGCTGGCCAGCGACGCCGCCAGTCCTGGTGATGGCGCGAGTTCTGGCGCTGACCAGCGCGGCACCGCCGTGCACCTGCCGATGGACGGCTACCACCTCGCCAACGCCACCCTCGACCGCCTCGGCAACCACGACCGCAAGGGTGCCATCGACACCTTCGACGGCTGGGGCTTCGTCGCTCTGCTGAACCGGCTGCTGGTCGAACTCGACCACACCGTCTATGCGCCCAGCTTCGACCGCTCGGTCGATGAGGGCATCGCCGGCGAGATCGCGGTGACTCCGGATGCCCGGCTCGTCATCGTCGAAGGCAACTACCTGCTCGTCGACCAGTCGCCGTGGTCCTCCGTTGCCGGGCTGCTCGCCGAGAGCTGGTTCTGCGCGACCAGCGATGAGGAGCGCCTTCGCCGTCTCGTCGACCGACACGAGCGCCACGGGCGCAGTCCCGAAGCTGCCGCGGAGTGGGCCACCACTGTCGACGGGGCGAACGCACTTCTCATCGAGGCGTCACGGCCGCGCGCAACGATCGTCGTTTCGGGAGTGGATGCGTCGATCATCCAGAGCGCTCGCTGA
- a CDS encoding VOC family protein, which produces MAIVESYLQGTPCWVDLVTTDIVAARDFYSSLFGWQYDAYPMGPPEAGLTYYMSTLHGKNVAGLMQDFDDSAETDVHWNTYLAVDDADAAAARAVEAGGTLVRPVDEIPGSGRIGSLLDPSGAAIGLWQTRGHIGSAVVNEPGAVVWNELRSSDVASTLPFYEAAAGMRSETEATEGLGDYTQFFVDDRSIAGAVATSEVDSRNAWNIYFAVDDVDKAVEKLVELGGSVRQPAFDAGGVGRMAGVTDPQGAVFWLISS; this is translated from the coding sequence ATGGCTATCGTCGAGAGTTACCTGCAGGGCACCCCGTGCTGGGTGGACCTGGTCACCACCGATATCGTTGCAGCCCGTGATTTCTACAGTTCGCTGTTCGGCTGGCAGTACGACGCCTACCCGATGGGGCCGCCGGAAGCCGGGCTCACCTATTACATGTCCACGCTGCACGGCAAGAACGTCGCCGGCCTCATGCAGGATTTCGACGATTCTGCCGAGACCGATGTGCACTGGAACACCTACCTCGCGGTCGACGACGCTGATGCGGCCGCGGCGCGTGCCGTCGAAGCCGGTGGAACACTGGTCAGGCCGGTCGACGAGATCCCGGGCTCCGGACGCATCGGCTCGCTGCTCGACCCCTCGGGTGCCGCCATCGGACTCTGGCAGACCAGAGGCCACATCGGCTCAGCTGTTGTCAATGAGCCTGGAGCGGTGGTCTGGAACGAACTGCGCTCGAGCGACGTCGCGTCGACACTCCCCTTCTATGAAGCCGCCGCAGGTATGCGAAGCGAAACCGAAGCGACCGAAGGCCTGGGCGACTACACCCAGTTCTTCGTCGACGACCGGAGCATCGCCGGGGCCGTCGCGACGAGCGAGGTCGACTCGCGGAACGCGTGGAACATCTACTTCGCGGTCGACGACGTCGACAAGGCGGTCGAGAAGCTCGTCGAACTGGGTGGCTCGGTGAGGCAGCCGGCCTTTGACGCGGGCGGCGTCGGCCGTATGGCTGGGGTCACCGACCCACAGGGCGCGGTGTTCTGGCTCATCTCGAGCTGA
- a CDS encoding HEAT repeat domain-containing protein codes for MADQNASPSSPDDSLEERLHSLVLIEGENSVARRARSLLAGGYEGEDFLRVVGGPHAEGILAGAPALYWPELWGARALLYVWDDAAAPAVLAGLANQSWRVREMAARVCATRSIGIPSDFARLTTDEYARVRSAAARAIAAVGDEASIEVLERLLRDRDKEVRRAAQQSLDALRARLHEA; via the coding sequence ATGGCAGACCAGAATGCATCACCTTCATCCCCTGACGACTCCCTCGAGGAGCGCCTCCACTCGCTCGTGCTGATCGAAGGCGAGAATAGTGTCGCCCGTCGTGCGCGTTCGCTGCTCGCGGGCGGCTACGAGGGCGAAGACTTCCTGCGCGTCGTCGGAGGCCCGCACGCAGAAGGGATCCTGGCCGGGGCCCCGGCCCTGTACTGGCCGGAGCTCTGGGGAGCCCGTGCCCTTCTCTACGTCTGGGACGACGCAGCCGCACCCGCTGTTCTGGCTGGCCTCGCCAACCAATCGTGGCGAGTGCGCGAAATGGCGGCCAGGGTCTGCGCCACCCGCAGCATCGGAATCCCGAGTGATTTCGCCCGGCTCACCACCGACGAATATGCCCGCGTGCGCTCTGCCGCAGCGCGTGCAATTGCCGCCGTCGGCGACGAAGCGAGCATTGAGGTGCTCGAGCGCCTGCTTCGTGACCGCGACAAAGAAGTGCGTCGCGCCGCACAGCAGTCACTCGATGCCCTGCGTGCCCGGCTGCACGAGGCCTGA
- a CDS encoding ABC transporter substrate-binding protein, protein MNRTRLMAGAALAVVAAVSLSACAGSSTPSSTAETSAKTATSAADLGGMDALVKAATAEGTLNVITLPPSWANYGKIISGFEAKYPGITIVSANPDGSSADEVAAAKAQKGQSTAPDVFDLGTAVLQQNLDLVAPYKVSNWADIPADFKDPAAKWYYDYTGLMSIGYDSSVIKTPPTSMKDLLGSAYNGKVAIKGDPTQANEAASAVYLAALQSGGKADNVQPGIDFFHSLKAAGNFLAVTPTQATVASGETPVVIQWSYNNLAWGAAGGSSGNANFKTVVLPGTALGSYYNQAISTDAPHPAAARLWEEYIYSPEVQNLYLASGAYPATLAAMQTSGTVDKTVLASVGEAPASFVQLTADQASAAAALLKSNWAAAIG, encoded by the coding sequence GTGAACAGAACACGTCTCATGGCGGGGGCGGCGCTTGCCGTCGTCGCAGCCGTCTCACTCAGCGCCTGCGCCGGCTCAAGCACGCCCTCGAGCACCGCAGAAACCAGCGCCAAGACCGCGACCAGTGCCGCGGATCTGGGCGGAATGGATGCGCTCGTCAAAGCAGCCACCGCAGAGGGCACGCTCAACGTCATCACTCTTCCGCCGTCATGGGCGAACTACGGCAAGATCATCTCCGGCTTCGAAGCGAAGTATCCCGGCATCACGATCGTCTCCGCAAACCCTGACGGCTCGAGTGCGGATGAGGTCGCGGCCGCAAAGGCTCAGAAGGGCCAGTCCACCGCCCCCGACGTCTTCGACCTCGGTACCGCCGTGCTCCAGCAGAACCTCGACCTCGTGGCGCCCTACAAGGTGTCGAACTGGGCAGACATTCCCGCCGATTTCAAAGACCCTGCTGCCAAGTGGTACTACGACTACACGGGTCTGATGTCCATCGGCTATGACTCCAGCGTCATCAAGACTCCTCCGACCTCGATGAAGGATCTGCTCGGCTCGGCCTACAACGGAAAGGTTGCCATCAAGGGTGACCCGACCCAGGCGAACGAGGCTGCCAGTGCGGTGTACCTCGCGGCGCTGCAGAGCGGCGGCAAGGCAGACAATGTCCAGCCCGGCATCGATTTCTTCCACAGCCTCAAGGCTGCCGGGAATTTTCTCGCCGTCACACCGACTCAGGCCACCGTTGCCTCAGGCGAGACGCCCGTGGTGATCCAGTGGAGCTACAACAACCTCGCTTGGGGTGCAGCTGGCGGATCGTCCGGAAACGCCAACTTCAAGACAGTCGTGCTCCCCGGCACAGCGCTCGGCAGCTACTACAACCAGGCCATCAGCACTGACGCTCCGCACCCGGCAGCGGCCCGGTTGTGGGAGGAGTACATCTACAGCCCCGAGGTGCAGAACCTGTATCTCGCTTCAGGCGCGTACCCCGCAACCCTTGCTGCAATGCAGACCTCCGGCACGGTCGACAAGACCGTACTCGCCTCGGTAGGCGAAGCACCGGCGAGCTTCGTGCAGCTGACGGCAGACCAGGCTTCCGCTGCGGCGGCTCTGCTGAAGTCGAACTGGGCAGCAGCGATCGGCTGA
- a CDS encoding ABC transporter permease encodes MSRPQETTRYRAEPGRMARWVILGVAGVLFVVPILSMLEFSLRSGQSGAHGLEHYSAIFGGSAGTYAVLFQGILNSLVICLITVLIVLLLLLPTMILVEIAFPRLRGVLEFICIIPITIPSIVLVVGFIPVYSVVARIFGSNPWTLAFAVGIIVLPYAFRPIAANLAGVEVVTLSEAGRSLGASWAQVLWRVILPNLRTGIVSACFITVAVVLGEYTIASFLSQNTFQTALVLVQHTDPYVAVIFAVFALALAFVLLLVIGRLGSLGRNRRSR; translated from the coding sequence ATGAGCCGGCCACAAGAGACAACGCGGTACCGCGCGGAACCCGGGCGGATGGCGCGATGGGTCATCCTCGGAGTGGCAGGCGTGCTGTTCGTCGTACCAATTCTCTCGATGCTCGAGTTCTCGCTGCGCAGCGGGCAATCCGGGGCACACGGCCTCGAGCACTATTCAGCGATCTTCGGTGGAAGTGCGGGCACTTACGCGGTGCTCTTCCAGGGAATCCTGAACTCGCTGGTGATCTGCCTCATCACTGTTCTGATTGTGCTGTTACTGCTCCTGCCGACCATGATCCTGGTGGAGATCGCGTTTCCCCGGCTTCGCGGGGTTCTCGAGTTCATCTGCATCATTCCCATCACCATTCCCTCGATTGTTCTCGTCGTGGGTTTCATTCCGGTGTACTCGGTGGTTGCGCGGATCTTCGGCAGCAACCCGTGGACGCTTGCGTTCGCTGTGGGAATCATCGTGCTGCCGTATGCCTTCCGCCCTATCGCGGCCAACCTCGCCGGCGTCGAGGTCGTCACGCTCAGTGAGGCCGGGCGGTCGCTCGGCGCGAGTTGGGCCCAGGTGCTGTGGCGGGTCATCCTGCCGAATCTTCGCACCGGAATCGTCTCGGCCTGCTTCATCACCGTCGCGGTGGTTCTGGGTGAGTACACGATCGCCTCGTTCCTCAGTCAGAACACCTTCCAGACAGCGCTCGTGCTCGTGCAGCACACCGACCCATATGTCGCCGTGATCTTCGCGGTATTCGCCCTCGCGTTGGCGTTTG
- a CDS encoding SDR family NAD(P)-dependent oxidoreductase, with product MATYDVAGRSAIVTGAGSGIGRAVALELAKNGASVIVSDVRLEGAQAVVEEIRAAGGVAEVLVGDVSDPAFSEASVAAANALAPLRIAVNNAGIGGEAAPIGEYSLESWRKVIEINLNAVFYGLKYQLPAIAANGGGSIVNMASVLGSVGIASSSAYVTAKHGLVGLTKNAALEYGAQNVRTNAVGPGFIHTPLVDANLDAAAQEYLASKHALGRLGKPEEVAALVAFLVSDAASFISGSYHLVDGGYAAQ from the coding sequence ATGGCTACCTATGATGTTGCAGGGCGTTCCGCGATCGTGACCGGTGCGGGTTCGGGAATCGGGCGAGCGGTTGCGCTGGAGCTCGCCAAGAACGGCGCGTCGGTGATCGTTTCGGATGTGCGGCTCGAGGGTGCGCAGGCCGTCGTCGAGGAGATTCGCGCTGCCGGGGGCGTCGCCGAGGTGCTTGTGGGCGATGTGTCAGACCCGGCATTCTCCGAGGCGAGCGTTGCGGCGGCGAACGCGCTGGCGCCGCTTCGCATCGCGGTGAACAACGCCGGGATCGGTGGCGAGGCGGCACCGATCGGCGAGTACTCGCTCGAGAGCTGGCGCAAGGTCATCGAAATCAACCTCAATGCCGTGTTCTACGGGCTGAAGTACCAGCTGCCGGCCATTGCGGCCAACGGTGGCGGCTCGATCGTCAACATGGCATCGGTTCTCGGAAGTGTCGGCATCGCGTCGTCGTCGGCCTATGTCACCGCCAAGCACGGGCTCGTGGGGCTGACGAAGAACGCTGCTCTCGAGTACGGTGCGCAGAACGTGCGTACGAACGCTGTGGGCCCCGGCTTCATCCACACTCCGCTTGTCGATGCAAACCTCGATGCTGCCGCGCAGGAGTACCTCGCCTCGAAGCACGCGCTCGGTCGTCTGGGTAAGCCTGAAGAAGTCGCGGCGCTGGTCGCGTTCCTGGTCAGCGATGCCGCTTCGTTCATCTCGGGCAGCTACCACCTGGTCGATGGAGGGTACGCGGCGCAGTAG
- a CDS encoding TetR/AcrR family transcriptional regulator codes for MDARQLKSREKLRTAILTLAASRQGDEITASEVAALAGVNRSTFYEHAASPSALLELVLRTELDEIRERHLRHATAETAGTAMAEVTRAVLHHVDEHALIYALGLNETSGSASLHPMLSSHFGASIRLLVSLQAVTIEDHDIAEAHPGHGGAAIERAGSIRAEQTSPILLTEMATRFIADGSVGAIATWLDTPEPRDAEAFLHAYRQLLPAWWPLSA; via the coding sequence ATGGATGCTCGACAGCTCAAATCACGCGAGAAACTCCGAACGGCGATCCTGACTCTGGCCGCCTCGCGCCAGGGCGACGAGATCACCGCCTCTGAGGTGGCCGCTCTCGCCGGCGTCAACCGTTCGACGTTCTACGAACACGCCGCGTCCCCCTCGGCCCTGCTCGAGCTGGTGCTGCGCACGGAGCTCGACGAGATCCGCGAGCGCCACCTGCGGCACGCGACGGCAGAGACTGCCGGCACCGCGATGGCCGAGGTCACCCGTGCCGTTCTGCACCACGTCGACGAACACGCTCTCATCTACGCACTCGGCCTGAACGAGACGAGCGGGTCTGCAAGCCTGCACCCGATGCTGAGTTCGCACTTCGGAGCATCCATTCGCCTGTTGGTGAGCCTTCAGGCGGTGACCATCGAAGACCACGACATCGCTGAAGCCCATCCCGGCCACGGCGGGGCCGCGATCGAACGTGCAGGCTCCATCCGGGCCGAGCAGACGTCGCCCATCCTGCTCACCGAGATGGCAACGCGATTCATCGCCGACGGTTCAGTGGGGGCGATCGCAACCTGGCTCGACACACCCGAGCCCCGCGACGCAGAGGCGTTCCTGCACGCCTACCGGCAGCTGCTCCCTGCCTGGTGGCCCCTCAGCGCCTGA
- a CDS encoding phosphonatase-like hydrolase: MIELVVCDMAGTTIDDHGLVYDALADAVIETGATLTDSDVQQWMGTDKVAALTALIGLGGVPADDDLVSHAFARFRTLLHASYVDRPPVALPGVEAALRELASRGIAIALSTGFSDDVALPLLASLGWTVGHSDDDLLDAVITTSDVAAGRPAPYLIHHAMEKTGTLSTRAVLAAGDTAVDLFAAENAGVIGVGVLTGGLSRAELMQYPHRYILDSVADIPRLPETLPSGQPV, from the coding sequence GTGATCGAGCTCGTTGTGTGCGACATGGCCGGAACGACGATCGACGACCATGGGCTCGTCTACGACGCTCTTGCCGACGCCGTCATCGAGACGGGCGCAACCCTCACCGATTCCGACGTGCAGCAGTGGATGGGCACCGACAAGGTTGCCGCACTGACTGCCCTGATCGGCCTCGGAGGGGTGCCAGCCGACGACGATCTCGTGAGCCACGCCTTCGCCCGGTTCCGCACGCTCCTGCACGCGTCGTACGTCGACCGACCGCCTGTTGCACTGCCCGGAGTCGAAGCCGCCCTGCGCGAACTCGCCTCCCGCGGAATCGCCATCGCACTGAGCACCGGTTTCTCCGACGACGTCGCCCTGCCATTGCTCGCATCGCTCGGTTGGACCGTGGGGCACAGCGATGACGACCTGCTGGACGCCGTGATCACGACGTCTGACGTCGCCGCCGGCCGGCCAGCCCCGTACCTCATTCACCACGCGATGGAGAAGACAGGAACGCTCAGCACGCGGGCTGTGCTCGCAGCTGGCGACACGGCCGTCGATCTGTTCGCTGCCGAGAATGCCGGCGTCATCGGCGTGGGCGTGCTGACCGGCGGCCTCAGCCGGGCCGAGCTGATGCAATACCCGCACCGGTACATTCTCGACAGCGTCGCCGACATTCCCCGCCTGCCGGAGACGCTCCCGTCTGGTCAGCCGGTCTAG
- the ald gene encoding alanine dehydrogenase, with protein sequence MRVGIPTEIKNNEKRVAATPAGVHELVRRGHDVVVQSGAGLGSRISDADYVTAGATILGSADEVWASADLLLKVKEPIASEYPRMRAGQVLFTYLHLAASRECTDALIASGTTAIAYETVQLDNRSLPLLSPMSEVAGRLSVQVGGYHLMSAAGGRGVLLGGVPGTRKAKVVVIGGGVAGEHAAADAVGMGADVTVIDLSLPRLRQLEAQFGGRIQTRASSAYEIAAQVRDADLVIGSVLIPGAQAPKLVTDAMIAEMKPGSVLVDIAIDQGGCFEGSHPTTHDDPIFAVHNSIFYCVANMPGAVPETSTTALTNATLPYVITLAEKGWQKAIADDEALARGLNVHAGLVTNALVASALGLPYTAPHDAALEVVAA encoded by the coding sequence ATGCGAGTTGGCATTCCCACCGAGATCAAGAACAACGAGAAGCGCGTCGCCGCGACTCCCGCCGGCGTGCACGAGCTCGTACGTCGTGGCCACGACGTCGTCGTGCAGAGCGGCGCAGGCCTCGGGTCGCGAATCAGTGACGCCGACTACGTGACTGCTGGTGCGACCATTCTCGGCTCGGCAGACGAGGTGTGGGCGAGTGCCGACCTGCTGCTGAAGGTCAAGGAGCCGATCGCTTCGGAGTACCCGCGCATGCGTGCCGGGCAGGTGTTGTTCACCTACCTGCACCTCGCTGCGTCACGGGAGTGCACCGATGCCCTGATCGCCTCGGGCACCACGGCCATCGCCTACGAGACTGTACAGCTCGACAACCGCAGCCTTCCCCTGCTCTCGCCGATGAGCGAGGTTGCCGGGCGCCTGTCTGTTCAGGTCGGCGGGTATCACCTGATGAGCGCGGCCGGTGGGCGTGGAGTGCTGCTCGGCGGTGTTCCCGGAACCCGCAAGGCCAAAGTTGTCGTCATCGGCGGGGGAGTGGCGGGCGAGCACGCCGCTGCAGACGCCGTCGGAATGGGTGCCGACGTAACCGTGATCGACCTCTCGTTGCCTCGCCTCCGCCAGCTCGAGGCGCAGTTCGGCGGGCGCATCCAGACCCGCGCGTCGTCGGCCTACGAGATCGCCGCGCAGGTACGTGACGCCGACCTCGTCATCGGCTCCGTGCTCATCCCCGGCGCGCAGGCCCCGAAGCTCGTGACCGACGCGATGATCGCCGAGATGAAGCCCGGCTCCGTGCTCGTCGACATCGCCATCGACCAGGGGGGTTGCTTCGAGGGCTCCCACCCGACCACGCACGACGACCCCATCTTCGCCGTGCACAACAGCATCTTCTACTGCGTCGCCAACATGCCGGGTGCTGTGCCCGAGACCTCGACGACCGCTCTGACCAACGCAACGTTGCCCTATGTGATCACGCTCGCCGAGAAGGGGTGGCAGAAGGCCATCGCCGACGACGAAGCGCTCGCCCGTGGCCTCAACGTGCACGCCGGGCTGGTGACGAATGCCCTCGTCGCGTCGGCGCTCGGCCTGCCCTACACGGCTCCGCACGACGCGGCCCTCGAGGTCGTCGCCGCCTGA
- a CDS encoding TIGR03364 family FAD-dependent oxidoreductase → MNSPGRAPVAVIAECDVLVVGAGILGLAHAAEARRRGLSVVVIDRDSRAVGASIRNFGHCCVTAQSGDLLELAQFARERWLHFSGRAGFFAVESGALAVARRSEELAVLEELAQSREPGQVQLISADETRDRLSSEPDERSQYGREVLGGAILRDDLRVDPREAVGSLAAWLAGEAGVTFLWRTSYLFSDEDRAQTSRGVVRAARTIVCVGHDIDYVFPELAEQYQIERCGLQMARIEAPRALRIGPAVLTGTSMLRYPAFTDMDAAAALGAAVAADDPELVAIGANVMFTQRPDGTIIVGDSHRYDVTMDPFQREQTTELLVARICEILEVDDARVLERWQGIYASSPQRPYLVTDVTPWVTAAVITSGVGMTVSFGVAARTFDALR, encoded by the coding sequence ATGAATTCTCCCGGTCGTGCTCCCGTCGCTGTGATTGCCGAATGTGACGTTCTGGTGGTCGGTGCTGGCATCCTCGGCCTCGCTCACGCGGCCGAAGCCCGCAGGCGAGGGTTGTCAGTAGTCGTGATCGACAGGGACAGCCGCGCGGTTGGCGCGTCGATTCGCAACTTCGGGCACTGCTGTGTCACAGCGCAGTCCGGCGACCTCCTCGAACTCGCGCAGTTCGCACGCGAACGGTGGCTGCATTTCAGCGGCCGCGCCGGGTTCTTCGCCGTCGAGTCCGGAGCGCTCGCCGTTGCACGACGAAGTGAAGAACTGGCGGTACTCGAAGAGCTCGCACAGAGCCGCGAGCCCGGGCAGGTTCAGCTCATCAGCGCGGATGAGACCCGTGACCGCCTCTCCTCTGAACCTGATGAACGGTCTCAGTACGGCCGCGAGGTTCTCGGGGGAGCCATCCTGCGAGACGACCTGCGCGTCGACCCTCGCGAAGCCGTCGGTTCCCTGGCGGCCTGGCTGGCGGGTGAGGCCGGCGTGACCTTCTTGTGGCGCACGTCGTACCTGTTCAGTGATGAAGATCGCGCACAGACTTCGCGAGGGGTCGTCAGGGCGGCACGCACGATCGTCTGCGTCGGCCACGACATCGACTACGTCTTCCCCGAGCTGGCCGAGCAGTACCAGATCGAACGCTGTGGTCTGCAGATGGCACGCATCGAGGCGCCGCGGGCCCTGCGCATCGGCCCCGCTGTTCTCACCGGCACATCGATGCTGCGGTACCCCGCTTTCACTGACATGGATGCCGCGGCCGCCCTGGGCGCAGCCGTCGCCGCCGATGATCCGGAGCTCGTCGCTATCGGGGCGAATGTCATGTTCACCCAACGCCCCGACGGCACCATCATCGTGGGAGACAGTCACCGGTACGACGTCACCATGGACCCCTTCCAGCGTGAGCAGACGACGGAACTTCTCGTCGCGCGAATCTGCGAGATACTCGAGGTGGATGATGCGCGCGTGCTCGAGCGCTGGCAGGGAATCTATGCGTCCAGCCCGCAACGTCCTTACCTGGTCACGGACGTCACGCCCTGGGTGACGGCTGCCGTCATCACCTCGGGGGTCGGCATGACCGTCTCGTTCGGCGTCGCGGCGCGCACCTTCGATGCCCTCCGCTGA